A stretch of Janibacter endophyticus DNA encodes these proteins:
- a CDS encoding DUF3427 domain-containing protein: MPPDELPTGLYESLLTEHLHTLLEGEHRAVDFGKVDDADQAHVLSRHLSAALHRRLAAIKNPAERLAAANELLHVIQGPIDSIREPVEELHRLSVPAGPGQVGRLTRRPKTPLNDAALLTNAHGEPSLATELKAEIDSADSIDLLCAFVMWPGLRLIESELERAHEAGVQIRVVTTTYIGGTERRALDRLVHELGAQVRVQYDAKRTRLHAKAWLFARDSGFDTAYVGSSNLTTSAMLEGVEWNVRLSRATAPALLEKFRATFDTYWNSPEFETYDPDRDRDRLDDALLEAKGAKASDRVTISIAGLDVRPYPYQQEMLDALEAERLVHNRHRNLIVAATGTGKTVIAALDYRNLARKAGSSPNLLFVAHRKEILEQSIRTYREVLGDASFGELYVGGQRPERWKHVFASVQSLTSYGVSQIPSEAFDIVVIDEFHHAEATTYRRLLDHLAPKELLGLTATPERGDGVDVRSFFGGRIAAELRLWDALGADLLCPFHYFAVADGTDLRSIGWRRGRYDENQLEVVFTGNDARARIILQSLQDKVSDVGQMRGLGFCVGVQHAEYMAEAFTTAGIPARAVTGSTPSAERAQAIRDLRDRAVNVLFTVDVFNEGLDIPDVDTVLFLRPTESATVFMQQLGRGLRRTHDKAVLTVLDFVGHHRKEFNFARRFGALTGLHGKHLEQGVQDGFPFLPSGCHVHLDRQSQEIVLENLRSQISPRWSRLVGQLRDHPEDSLAGFLESSGLELSDVLKRGQRSWTRLRRDAGLPTPRGSAWEEALLRRVRAFAHVDDPVRAAAYVRLLSATTPDARQSPAEQRLTRMLYHSLWPDGGGFSSAAEGLVALHQEAAVRGEISEVVRLSFENARHVPQPLDSGLAGIPLSVHARYQREEILAALDFPRHPNSFREGVLYVPELNIDAFFITLKKSEADYSPSTMYADYPISRTLFHWESQSTTSAASPTGQRYLNGSSTVLLFARQEQKDDFGTSPHLFLGPATYVSHSGERPIAITWRLLTPMPMDFFQHASAVAQ; the protein is encoded by the coding sequence GTGCCCCCAGACGAGCTCCCCACGGGCCTTTACGAGTCCCTTCTCACCGAGCATTTGCACACGCTCCTGGAGGGGGAGCATCGCGCTGTCGACTTTGGCAAGGTGGATGATGCCGATCAGGCCCATGTCCTCTCCCGGCACCTGAGCGCCGCCCTGCACCGTCGATTGGCTGCCATCAAGAACCCTGCCGAGCGGCTCGCCGCAGCGAATGAGCTGCTCCACGTCATCCAGGGCCCCATCGACTCAATCCGCGAACCTGTGGAGGAGCTTCACCGGCTCAGCGTCCCCGCGGGTCCAGGTCAGGTGGGCCGACTCACTCGGAGACCGAAGACACCGCTGAACGACGCTGCCCTCCTTACCAACGCACACGGTGAGCCCAGCCTGGCCACCGAACTGAAGGCCGAGATCGACTCCGCAGATTCAATCGATCTGTTGTGCGCCTTCGTCATGTGGCCTGGCCTTCGCCTCATCGAGTCGGAACTGGAACGCGCCCACGAGGCGGGCGTTCAGATCCGCGTCGTCACGACGACGTACATCGGGGGAACGGAGCGCCGCGCACTCGACCGCCTCGTGCACGAACTGGGCGCCCAAGTGCGGGTCCAATACGACGCAAAGCGCACCCGACTCCACGCAAAGGCATGGCTCTTTGCCAGGGACAGTGGATTCGACACGGCCTACGTCGGCTCTTCGAATCTCACGACATCGGCCATGCTCGAAGGAGTCGAGTGGAACGTCCGACTCAGCCGAGCCACTGCGCCCGCCCTTCTTGAGAAGTTCCGGGCGACCTTCGACACCTACTGGAACAGTCCAGAGTTCGAGACCTACGACCCGGACCGTGATCGGGATCGTCTGGACGACGCACTACTCGAAGCGAAGGGCGCCAAGGCATCCGACCGAGTGACGATTAGCATCGCCGGACTCGACGTGCGCCCCTATCCGTACCAACAGGAGATGCTCGATGCGCTCGAGGCAGAGCGCCTGGTTCACAACCGGCACCGGAACCTCATAGTCGCCGCTACGGGTACTGGCAAGACAGTCATCGCTGCGCTGGACTACCGCAACCTGGCTCGGAAGGCGGGCTCATCACCAAACCTGCTGTTTGTTGCCCACCGCAAGGAGATCCTCGAACAGTCGATACGGACGTATCGCGAGGTCCTGGGTGACGCGAGCTTCGGCGAACTCTATGTCGGGGGCCAACGGCCCGAGCGTTGGAAGCACGTGTTTGCCAGTGTCCAATCTCTAACGTCCTACGGAGTCTCGCAGATCCCGTCCGAAGCCTTCGACATCGTCGTCATCGATGAGTTCCATCACGCCGAGGCCACGACCTATCGTCGCCTCCTGGACCACCTGGCTCCCAAGGAACTGCTCGGCCTCACCGCAACTCCTGAACGCGGAGATGGCGTTGATGTCCGCAGCTTCTTTGGCGGCCGCATCGCAGCCGAGCTGCGCCTCTGGGATGCCCTCGGAGCCGACCTCCTCTGTCCGTTCCACTACTTCGCGGTGGCAGACGGCACCGACCTTCGGAGCATCGGTTGGCGGCGTGGTCGATACGACGAGAATCAACTCGAGGTAGTGTTCACTGGCAACGACGCTCGAGCCCGCATCATCCTGCAGTCGCTACAGGACAAGGTCTCTGATGTCGGCCAGATGAGGGGCCTCGGATTCTGCGTTGGAGTCCAGCACGCCGAGTATATGGCCGAGGCCTTCACCACGGCAGGTATCCCAGCACGCGCAGTGACGGGAAGTACCCCGTCAGCGGAGCGTGCTCAAGCCATACGAGACCTCCGTGATCGAGCGGTGAATGTGCTCTTCACAGTCGACGTGTTCAATGAGGGCCTCGACATCCCTGATGTGGACACGGTCCTCTTCCTGCGCCCCACCGAGAGCGCAACGGTCTTCATGCAGCAACTCGGTCGTGGGCTCCGACGCACCCATGACAAGGCTGTCCTGACAGTGCTCGACTTCGTTGGTCACCATCGCAAGGAGTTCAACTTCGCACGCCGATTCGGCGCGCTTACTGGCCTGCACGGCAAGCACCTTGAGCAGGGGGTCCAAGACGGCTTCCCGTTCCTGCCCTCGGGGTGCCATGTCCATCTCGACCGGCAGTCCCAAGAGATCGTCCTAGAGAACCTCCGCTCTCAGATCAGTCCGCGCTGGTCCCGGTTGGTTGGCCAGCTCCGGGACCACCCCGAGGACTCCCTGGCGGGCTTCCTCGAGAGTTCTGGCCTTGAGCTCAGCGATGTTCTCAAGCGGGGCCAACGGTCCTGGACCCGCCTCCGGCGCGACGCCGGCCTTCCGACCCCCCGGGGCTCTGCTTGGGAGGAGGCGCTCCTTCGCCGAGTCAGGGCATTCGCTCACGTGGACGACCCGGTAAGGGCAGCCGCGTACGTGAGGCTCCTCTCTGCGACGACACCTGACGCTAGGCAGTCGCCCGCCGAACAACGATTGACCAGGATGCTTTACCACTCACTGTGGCCCGATGGAGGCGGCTTCTCCTCTGCTGCCGAAGGACTTGTCGCTCTCCACCAGGAGGCGGCGGTGCGCGGGGAGATCTCAGAAGTTGTCCGTCTCAGTTTCGAGAATGCCCGCCACGTGCCCCAACCGCTGGACTCGGGTCTTGCGGGGATCCCACTCAGCGTTCATGCGCGCTATCAGCGTGAAGAGATCCTCGCAGCGCTCGACTTCCCACGACATCCGAATAGCTTCCGGGAGGGAGTCCTCTACGTCCCCGAATTGAATATTGACGCCTTCTTCATCACCTTGAAGAAGTCAGAGGCTGACTACTCTCCGTCCACGATGTACGCGGACTACCCGATCTCCCGCACGCTGTTCCACTGGGAATCCCAATCCACTACGTCAGCCGCGTCACCAACTGGCCAGCGATACCTCAATGGGTCCAGCACGGTGCTCCTATTCGCTCGACAGGAACAAAAGGACGACTTCGGCACCTCCCCACACCTGTTCCTGGGGCCAGCGACGTACGTCAGCCACTCTGGTGAGCGACCGATCGCCATCACCTGGCGACTTCTCACTCCGATGCCCATGGACTTCTTCCAGCACGCATCGGCAGTGGCCCAGTGA
- a CDS encoding (deoxy)nucleoside triphosphate pyrophosphohydrolase — protein MGNDVRVVGAVIVEDGRVLCVQRGPHGALAGMWEFPGGKIEDGEDPREALSREIREELDCEIDIGDEVTTTRHKYAFAVVTLTTFWCRITDGLPRLIEHAAQAWLHPSDLATLDWAPADIPAVDLIRLSNCR, from the coding sequence ATGGGTAACGACGTTCGTGTTGTAGGCGCCGTGATCGTCGAAGACGGCAGGGTTCTTTGCGTGCAGCGTGGACCGCATGGTGCCCTCGCCGGCATGTGGGAGTTTCCAGGCGGCAAGATCGAGGACGGCGAAGACCCCCGCGAGGCCCTTTCCCGTGAGATCCGAGAGGAACTCGACTGCGAGATCGACATCGGCGACGAGGTCACCACAACGCGTCACAAGTACGCCTTTGCCGTCGTCACACTGACAACGTTCTGGTGTCGGATCACGGATGGCCTGCCGCGTCTGATCGAGCACGCAGCCCAAGCGTGGCTCCATCCGAGCGACCTCGCCACTCTTGATTGGGCGCCAGCAGATATCCCCGCTGTGGATCTCATTCGGCTCTCCAACTGTCGGTGA
- a CDS encoding MaoC family dehydratase codes for MQTISSLDDLLALEGKEAGTSDWVTITQEQVDQFADATGDHQWIHVDVERAKDSPFGGTIAHGFLTLSLIPVFAQQIFALEFGEAKLNYGVDSVRFTNPVLVGSRVRATATFESVKQLPKGVQITTKYVVEIEGVERPALVAQQITLVLG; via the coding sequence ATGCAGACGATCTCTTCACTCGATGACCTGCTCGCCCTCGAGGGCAAGGAGGCCGGCACCTCCGACTGGGTGACGATCACCCAGGAGCAGGTCGACCAGTTCGCGGACGCGACGGGCGACCACCAGTGGATCCACGTCGACGTCGAGCGCGCGAAGGACTCTCCCTTCGGCGGGACGATCGCCCACGGCTTCCTCACGCTCTCGCTCATCCCGGTCTTCGCGCAGCAGATCTTCGCGCTGGAGTTCGGCGAGGCGAAGCTCAACTACGGCGTCGACTCGGTGCGCTTCACCAACCCCGTGCTCGTCGGGTCGCGCGTGCGCGCCACCGCGACCTTCGAGTCCGTGAAGCAGCTGCCGAAGGGTGTCCAGATCACGACGAAGTACGTCGTCGAGATCGAAGGGGTGGAGCGTCCCGCCCTCGTGGCTCAGCAGATCACCCTCGTGCTTGGCTGA
- a CDS encoding cation:proton antiporter domain-containing protein — MRQNVLAMEIASTYLLVTFACALVAMALRLPPLVGFLAAGFVLAGMDAPELPGLDTAANLGVTLLLFKIGLKLDVRVLLRREVWFTATAHMLIYTVVGAGLLKLFMLLGLPFLDGLPWPALLIIGFAFSYSSTVLVVKVLEDRGESQAFYGRIAIGVLVLQDIAAVAFIVASSEDLPSPWVPALVLVWPISRLLRRMWSSIGHGEMQVLFGVVAAFVPGYAFFDAVGLKGDLGALVMGLLLAGHPAATELTRHLSSVKNLLLVAFFINIGMTGVPQLEHVLVAVCLLVLVPLQGLGYSLLLRISRISRHTTSRAGLALANFSEFGLIVLAVAVSVQWVSEDWLTIGALAVALSFVLSAAANRSERLADTYARILPPDAPPERLHDDCRPVDFGDARALVLGMGRVGKSAARQLVKEHGVSVLGLEQDKERISRLETKGWRVMETDASDVRLWESVAAGSQIELVVVALPSHETSLDVLNLLRHTGFEGTVAAMARYPDHVDQLTEAGADVVLQVYEGAGAQLADEAVAALPTASGWGNADDLFTR; from the coding sequence GTGCGACAGAATGTCCTCGCCATGGAGATCGCCAGCACCTACCTGCTCGTGACCTTCGCGTGCGCGTTGGTCGCGATGGCGTTGCGGCTGCCGCCGCTGGTGGGCTTCCTCGCGGCGGGGTTCGTGCTCGCCGGGATGGACGCGCCGGAGCTGCCGGGGCTCGACACGGCGGCCAACCTGGGCGTGACCCTGCTGCTCTTCAAGATCGGGCTCAAGCTCGACGTGCGGGTGCTGCTGCGGCGCGAGGTGTGGTTCACCGCGACGGCGCACATGCTCATCTACACGGTCGTCGGGGCGGGGCTGCTCAAGCTCTTCATGCTCCTCGGGCTGCCCTTCCTCGACGGGCTGCCGTGGCCGGCGCTGCTCATCATCGGCTTCGCCTTCTCGTACTCGAGCACAGTCCTCGTCGTGAAGGTCCTCGAGGACCGGGGTGAGTCGCAGGCGTTCTACGGGCGGATCGCGATCGGTGTCCTCGTGCTGCAGGACATCGCGGCGGTGGCCTTCATCGTCGCCTCCAGCGAGGACCTGCCCTCGCCGTGGGTGCCGGCGCTGGTGCTCGTCTGGCCGATCTCTCGCCTGCTACGGCGCATGTGGTCCTCGATCGGGCACGGAGAGATGCAGGTGCTCTTCGGGGTGGTCGCGGCCTTCGTGCCGGGGTACGCGTTCTTCGACGCGGTCGGGCTCAAGGGTGACCTCGGCGCGTTGGTCATGGGGCTGCTGCTCGCGGGGCACCCGGCGGCCACCGAGCTGACCCGGCACCTGTCGTCGGTGAAGAACCTGCTGCTCGTCGCCTTCTTCATCAACATCGGGATGACCGGGGTGCCGCAGCTCGAGCACGTGCTCGTCGCGGTGTGCCTGCTTGTGCTCGTGCCGCTCCAGGGGCTGGGGTACTCCCTGCTGCTGAGGATCTCGCGGATCAGTCGGCACACGACGAGCCGGGCGGGTCTGGCGCTGGCGAACTTCTCCGAGTTTGGGCTCATCGTGCTGGCCGTCGCGGTGAGCGTGCAGTGGGTCTCGGAGGACTGGCTGACGATCGGGGCACTCGCGGTGGCGCTGAGCTTCGTGCTCTCGGCGGCGGCGAACCGGTCGGAGCGGCTCGCCGACACCTACGCGCGGATCCTGCCGCCCGACGCGCCGCCGGAGCGGCTGCACGACGACTGTCGCCCGGTGGACTTCGGGGATGCGCGGGCGCTCGTGCTCGGGATGGGCCGGGTCGGCAAGAGCGCGGCCCGCCAGCTCGTGAAGGAGCACGGGGTGAGCGTGCTGGGTCTGGAGCAGGACAAGGAGCGGATCTCCCGCCTCGAGACGAAGGGGTGGCGCGTCATGGAGACCGACGCGAGCGACGTGCGCCTGTGGGAGTCGGTCGCGGCCGGCTCGCAGATCGAGCTTGTCGTCGTGGCACTGCCGTCGCACGAGACGTCGCTGGACGTGCTCAACCTGCTGCGCCACACCGGATTCGAGGGCACGGTGGCTGCGATGGCCCGCTACCCCGACCACGTCGACCAGCTCACCGAGGCGGGCGCGGACGTCGTCCTCCAGGTCTACGAGGGTGCGGGTGCACAGCTGGCGGACGAGGCTGTCGCTGCGCTGCCGACTGCGTCAGGATGGGGGAATGCAGACGATCTCTTCACTCGATGA
- the hepT gene encoding type VII toxin-antitoxin system HepT family RNase toxin, translating to MSPRDFSGEVLQVRLGLMRDLLDDLDAVGEVTVASLEQDRLTRRAIERILTQLVDLAADINTHAATSLGGLRPTEYRQSFDAAVTAGLIEQDLADALKDSVGMRNVLIHEYVATDLRLVTTAVPLARRDYAEYVRSVASWLQARG from the coding sequence ATGAGCCCGCGCGACTTCTCCGGGGAGGTGCTCCAGGTCAGACTCGGCCTCATGCGTGACCTGCTCGACGACCTCGACGCCGTCGGTGAGGTCACGGTGGCCAGCCTCGAGCAAGACCGGCTGACCCGCCGCGCGATCGAGCGCATCCTCACCCAGCTCGTCGACCTCGCGGCCGACATCAACACCCACGCCGCCACGAGTCTCGGGGGACTGAGACCGACCGAGTACCGGCAGAGCTTCGACGCTGCGGTCACCGCGGGACTCATCGAGCAGGACCTGGCGGACGCGCTCAAGGACTCCGTCGGGATGCGCAACGTCCTCATCCACGAGTACGTCGCCACGGACCTTCGGCTCGTGACCACCGCCGTCCCCCTCGCCCGGCGCGACTACGCCGAGTACGTCCGGTCGGTGGCGAGCTGGCTCCAGGCCCGCGGCTGA